In one window of Fusobacterium varium DNA:
- a CDS encoding ATP-binding protein: protein MKIAVLSGKGGTGKTTVSSSLAFISKMLLIDTDIEEPNSHIFLKGGIEDVKSVYTRFPEVNMEKCNLCGECGEFCKFNAIIPAKKRVIVFGEACHDCGGCEIVCKNGAISWEKREIGKIFTGKTYFNSVNKYGKLNIGEMSGVKIIKEIYKNTEEKDFLIDCPPGTACTTVSAVEVADFAIIVVEPSPFGLSDMKLVVQLLRDMKIPFGVVINKFDEDENIVKKYCDDEKIEIIGTIPFDRKIAETYSKGEIIADALSEYRENFETILKRVKSYGN, encoded by the coding sequence ATGAAGATAGCTGTGTTAAGTGGTAAGGGAGGAACTGGTAAAACAACAGTAAGTAGCAGCCTTGCCTTTATATCAAAAATGTTGCTTATAGATACAGATATTGAAGAGCCAAATTCACATATTTTCTTAAAAGGTGGTATTGAAGATGTAAAATCTGTTTATACAAGATTTCCAGAAGTTAATATGGAAAAGTGCAATCTTTGTGGAGAGTGTGGAGAATTTTGTAAATTTAATGCTATTATCCCAGCTAAAAAACGTGTAATAGTCTTTGGAGAGGCTTGTCACGATTGTGGTGGTTGTGAAATAGTTTGTAAAAATGGAGCTATTTCATGGGAGAAAAGGGAGATAGGAAAAATTTTTACTGGAAAAACATATTTTAACTCTGTAAATAAATATGGAAAATTAAATATTGGTGAGATGTCTGGAGTTAAAATAATAAAAGAGATCTATAAAAATACTGAAGAAAAGGATTTCTTAATAGATTGTCCACCTGGAACAGCTTGTACTACTGTTTCAGCAGTTGAAGTGGCAGATTTTGCAATCATTGTTGTTGAACCATCTCCTTTTGGCTTAAGTGATATGAAACTGGTAGTTCAACTGTTAAGAGATATGAAAATTCCTTTTGGAGTAGTTATCAATAAATTTGATGAAGATGAAAATATTGTAAAAAAATATTGTGATGATGAGAAAATTGAGATTATTGGAACAATCCCATTTGATAGAAAAATTGCTGAAACATACTCTAAAGGTGAGATAATAGCAGATGCTTTATCAGAGTATAGAGAGAATTTTGAAACTATTTTAAAGAGGGTGAAAAGCTATGGAAATTAA
- a CDS encoding ATP-binding protein produces the protein MEIKEIVVISGKGGTGKTTITSSLIPYFQDIVIGDCDVDAPNLQILFNPQNSEKESFYGMKKAKLDREFCIDCGKCYEVCRFDAIENPKKCESCSICEYVCPVGAIKMVDNEAGEIYVSETKYGKMVHACLFPGEENSGKLVAEVRKKAKKIAQDENRKYILLDGAPGVACNVISSLTGVKKAVIVTEPTLSGLHDLERVLELIERFRIKPYFVINKYDLSIEMANKIEEFLKDKGFEVSVKVPFDKRVVNAIEKKEIPSVAEKELFQKLGFDKLAESLKE, from the coding sequence ATGGAAATTAAAGAGATAGTAGTGATTTCAGGAAAGGGTGGAACAGGAAAAACTACAATTACATCTTCATTAATACCATATTTTCAAGATATAGTTATAGGTGACTGCGATGTAGATGCTCCTAATCTTCAAATACTTTTCAACCCACAAAATAGTGAAAAAGAGAGTTTCTATGGTATGAAAAAAGCTAAGTTAGATAGAGAATTTTGCATTGATTGTGGAAAATGTTATGAAGTTTGTAGATTTGATGCAATAGAAAATCCTAAAAAATGTGAAAGTTGTAGCATCTGTGAGTATGTTTGCCCTGTGGGAGCTATTAAAATGGTAGATAATGAGGCTGGGGAGATCTATGTTTCTGAAACTAAATATGGAAAAATGGTTCATGCTTGTCTTTTTCCTGGTGAGGAAAACTCTGGCAAATTAGTGGCTGAAGTAAGAAAAAAGGCTAAAAAGATAGCTCAAGATGAAAACAGGAAATATATTCTTTTAGATGGAGCTCCTGGAGTGGCTTGTAATGTTATAAGCTCATTAACTGGGGTTAAAAAAGCTGTAATTGTCACTGAACCAACACTTTCTGGGTTACATGATTTAGAAAGAGTGTTGGAATTAATAGAAAGATTTAGAATAAAACCATATTTTGTTATAAATAAATATGATCTTTCAATTGAGATGGCTAATAAAATAGAGGAATTTTTAAAAGATAAAGGATTTGAAGTTTCTGTAAAAGTTCCTTTTGATAAGAGAGTTGTAAATGCTATTGAAAAAAAGGAAATTCCATCTGTTGCTGAGAAGGAGTTATTCCAAAAGTTAGGTTTTGACAAATTAGCTGAAAGTTTAAAGGAATAG
- the uxaC gene encoding glucuronate isomerase has protein sequence MREFMCDDFLLMTDTAKTLYHNYAKNMPIYDFHCHLNPKEIYENKKYKNITEVWLGGDHYKWRAMRSNGVDEKYITGDADDKEKFMKWAETIDECYGNPLFHWTHLELKRFFGIDLVLSKETAEEVWNLTNEKLATDKFTARELIKMSNVKTLCTTDDPIDSLEYHIALKEDKSFDVVVNPAFRPDKGIRIEKDEFIPWFNRLEDIYGEKIDSIDKYTSALEGRIEFFHQVGCRISDHALDPVVFEKGTKEEVNAILLKKLAGEELTEKEVKQFKTYVMIFLGKEYSKRKWVMQIHVGCIRNNSTRMFNKLGADTGYDAIDDELFLRALSKLLDTLDTTDELPKTIIYNLNPRDNEAIGTLIGCFQDGKTPGKIQFGSGWWFLDQKDGMTRQMTALANLGLLSRFVGMLTDSRSFLSYTRHEYFRRILCNLLGDWVERGELPNNIERLGKMVENICYNNVNNYIVK, from the coding sequence ATGAGAGAATTTATGTGTGATGACTTTTTATTAATGACAGACACTGCTAAAACTTTATACCATAACTATGCTAAAAATATGCCTATTTATGACTTCCACTGTCACTTAAACCCAAAAGAGATATATGAAAATAAAAAATATAAAAATATCACTGAAGTATGGCTAGGTGGAGATCATTACAAATGGAGAGCAATGAGATCTAATGGTGTAGATGAAAAATATATCACTGGAGATGCTGATGATAAAGAGAAATTTATGAAATGGGCTGAAACTATTGATGAATGCTATGGAAACCCACTTTTCCATTGGACACACCTTGAATTAAAAAGATTTTTCGGAATAGATTTAGTTCTTTCTAAAGAAACTGCTGAAGAGGTTTGGAACTTAACTAACGAAAAACTAGCTACTGACAAATTTACAGCTAGAGAGTTAATCAAAATGTCAAATGTAAAAACTCTATGCACAACAGATGATCCTATTGATTCACTAGAATATCATATAGCTTTAAAAGAAGATAAATCATTTGATGTTGTTGTAAATCCAGCATTTAGACCAGATAAGGGAATAAGAATTGAAAAAGATGAGTTTATCCCTTGGTTTAATAGATTAGAAGATATTTATGGAGAGAAAATTGATAGTATAGATAAATATACTTCAGCTCTTGAAGGTAGAATAGAGTTTTTCCACCAAGTTGGTTGTAGAATCTCTGACCATGCTCTTGACCCTGTTGTTTTTGAAAAGGGAACAAAAGAGGAAGTAAACGCTATTTTATTAAAAAAATTAGCTGGGGAAGAGTTAACTGAAAAAGAGGTTAAACAATTTAAAACTTATGTAATGATATTCTTAGGAAAAGAGTATTCAAAGAGAAAATGGGTTATGCAAATTCATGTGGGATGTATCAGAAACAACTCAACAAGAATGTTCAATAAACTTGGAGCAGATACTGGTTATGATGCAATAGATGATGAACTATTCCTAAGAGCATTATCAAAATTATTAGATACTCTTGATACAACAGATGAGTTACCAAAAACAATAATTTATAACTTAAACCCTAGAGATAATGAAGCAATAGGAACATTAATTGGATGTTTCCAAGATGGAAAAACTCCTGGTAAAATTCAATTTGGTTCTGGTTGGTGGTTCTTAGATCAAAAAGATGGAATGACTAGACAGATGACAGCTTTAGCAAACCTTGGATTACTATCAAGATTTGTAGGAATGTTAACAGATTCAAGAAGTTTCCTATCATATACAAGACATGAGTATTTTAGAAGAATACTTTGCAATCTTTTAGGGGATTGGGTTGAAAGAGGAGAACTTCCTAATAATATAGAAAGACTTGGAAAAATGGTAGAGAATATCTGCTATAACAATGTAAATAATTATATAGTTAAATAG
- a CDS encoding altronate dehydratase has product MKEFIKINECDNVIIALRDYKKDEVIDLEDAKITLLEDINRGHKIAIKNINKGENIVKYGLPIGYALEDIKIGNWVHTHNTKTNLKDLNTYSYTPKFTDRKLDLEDIKVNVYKRKNGDVGVRNELWIVPTVGCVNGIAQRIKDAFLAEVGELEIDNINVLTHNYGCSQLGEDHINTRIILQNTVKHPNAGGVLVLGLGCENNQVAEFEKTLGEYDGERVKFLISQEVEDEIKAGKNILLDLYNKMKNDKREEVSISAINFGLECGGSDGLSGITANPMLGYFSDYIIALGGTTVLTEVPEMFGAETLLMERCKDEETFEKCVHMINDFKEYFIKNGQEIYENPSPGNKKGGITTLEDKSLGCTQKSGTSKVIDVLKYGEVLKEKGLNLLSAPGNDLVATTALAAAKCHLVLFTTGRGNPYGGYVPTVKISTNTQLYEKKRKWIDFNAGRIVTENMSFEEITKEFIDYIVSVINGEKTNNEKNRFQEIAIFKSGVTL; this is encoded by the coding sequence ATGAAGGAATTTATAAAGATCAATGAGTGTGATAATGTAATTATTGCATTGAGAGATTATAAAAAAGATGAAGTTATAGATTTAGAAGATGCAAAGATAACTCTTTTAGAAGATATTAATAGAGGACATAAAATAGCTATAAAAAATATCAATAAAGGAGAAAATATTGTAAAGTATGGACTTCCTATTGGATATGCTCTTGAAGATATAAAAATAGGAAATTGGGTACATACTCACAATACAAAGACAAATTTAAAGGATCTTAACACATATAGCTACACTCCTAAATTTACAGATAGAAAACTTGATTTAGAAGATATTAAAGTAAATGTATATAAGAGAAAAAATGGAGATGTAGGAGTAAGAAATGAACTTTGGATAGTTCCAACAGTTGGTTGTGTAAATGGAATTGCTCAAAGAATAAAGGATGCTTTCTTAGCTGAAGTTGGAGAGTTAGAGATAGATAATATAAATGTACTTACTCACAACTATGGTTGTTCTCAACTTGGAGAGGACCATATAAATACTAGAATTATACTTCAAAATACAGTAAAACATCCAAATGCAGGGGGAGTGCTTGTACTTGGATTAGGTTGTGAAAATAATCAAGTAGCTGAGTTTGAAAAAACACTTGGAGAATATGACGGGGAAAGAGTTAAGTTTCTAATCTCTCAAGAGGTAGAAGATGAGATAAAAGCTGGGAAAAATATCCTATTAGATCTATATAATAAAATGAAAAATGATAAGAGAGAGGAAGTTAGTATAAGTGCAATTAACTTTGGACTAGAGTGTGGAGGTTCAGATGGACTTTCAGGAATTACAGCTAACCCTATGTTAGGATATTTTTCAGATTATATAATTGCATTAGGAGGAACAACTGTTTTAACAGAGGTTCCAGAGATGTTTGGTGCTGAAACTCTTTTAATGGAAAGATGTAAAGATGAGGAGACATTTGAAAAATGTGTTCATATGATAAATGATTTTAAAGAGTACTTTATCAAAAATGGACAAGAGATATATGAAAACCCATCACCTGGAAATAAAAAAGGTGGAATTACAACACTAGAGGATAAATCTTTAGGATGTACTCAAAAATCTGGTACATCAAAAGTTATAGATGTGTTGAAATATGGAGAGGTTTTAAAGGAGAAAGGGCTTAATCTTTTAAGTGCTCCAGGAAATGACTTAGTAGCTACAACAGCTCTTGCAGCAGCAAAATGTCATTTAGTACTATTTACAACAGGAAGAGGAAACCCATATGGTGGATATGTGCCAACAGTAAAAATCTCAACAAATACGCAATTATATGAGAAAAAAAGAAAGTGGATAGATTTTAATGCTGGAAGAATAGTAACTGAAAATATGAGTTTTGAAGAGATAACAAAGGAATTTATAGATTATATAGTTTCAGTTATAAATGGAGAAAAAACTAATAATGAGAAAAATAGATTCCAAGAGATAGCAATATTTAAATCAGGAGTAACATTATAA
- a CDS encoding tagaturonate reductase → MLDRKELNLPKYPERVIQFGEGNFLRCFFDWQLDILNREHNLNAGVAVVRPIDYDAVPLLNIQDGLYTSIIRGINEKGEVVKDYRIISSINREIPVYKEFDEYLKLAHNPDIRFIVSNTTEAGIVFSDKDRYDDRPQNTYPAKLTRLLHERFKTFNGAEDKGFILMPCELIDYNGEELKRIVLKYVELWNLEPEFKTWLEKSNVWCSTLVDRIVTGYPRAEKDELEKELGYEDKFMVTGEYFYLFVIQGPKDILTKELHLENAGLNILIVDDLKPYKMRKVGILNGAHTAMVPVSYLYGIDTVRETMENDELREFVEKAIDEEIIPALDMDKNELVEFKNAVINRFKNPYVKHMLIDIALNSTSKYKTRILPQVLETYKRTGKLPKRLLFSLACLIRFYKGVRENGDAINLRDDQKFLDMYRELWQTSDYRKIVETVLGMKDHWEIDLNTVEGMTDLVTSYLEKIDTKGVKEALKELK, encoded by the coding sequence ATGTTAGATAGAAAAGAATTAAATTTACCTAAATATCCAGAAAGAGTAATTCAATTTGGAGAAGGAAATTTTTTAAGATGTTTTTTTGATTGGCAATTAGATATTTTAAACAGAGAGCACAACCTTAATGCTGGAGTTGCAGTAGTAAGACCTATTGATTATGATGCAGTACCTCTTTTAAATATTCAAGATGGACTATACACTTCAATTATTAGAGGGATTAATGAAAAGGGAGAAGTTGTAAAAGATTATAGAATTATATCTTCAATCAACAGAGAGATTCCAGTATATAAAGAGTTTGATGAATATTTAAAACTTGCTCACAACCCAGATATTAGATTTATAGTTTCAAATACAACAGAGGCTGGAATAGTATTTAGCGATAAAGATAGATATGATGATAGACCTCAAAATACATATCCAGCAAAATTAACTAGACTTTTACATGAAAGATTTAAAACATTTAACGGAGCAGAGGACAAAGGATTTATTCTAATGCCTTGTGAACTTATTGATTACAATGGTGAGGAGTTAAAAAGAATAGTTTTAAAATATGTTGAACTATGGAACTTAGAGCCAGAATTTAAAACTTGGTTGGAAAAATCAAATGTATGGTGTTCTACATTAGTTGATAGAATTGTTACTGGATATCCAAGAGCTGAAAAAGATGAACTAGAAAAAGAGTTAGGATATGAAGATAAATTTATGGTAACTGGAGAGTATTTCTATCTATTTGTAATTCAAGGACCTAAAGATATTCTAACTAAAGAGTTACATCTTGAAAATGCAGGATTAAATATTCTTATAGTTGATGATCTAAAACCATATAAGATGAGAAAAGTAGGAATCTTAAACGGAGCTCATACAGCAATGGTACCAGTATCATACTTATATGGAATTGATACAGTGAGAGAAACTATGGAAAATGATGAGTTAAGAGAGTTTGTTGAAAAAGCTATTGATGAGGAGATTATCCCAGCATTAGATATGGATAAAAATGAACTTGTAGAGTTTAAAAATGCTGTAATTAACAGATTTAAAAATCCATATGTAAAACATATGCTTATAGATATTGCTTTAAACTCAACATCAAAATACAAAACAAGAATACTTCCACAAGTATTAGAAACATATAAAAGAACAGGAAAACTTCCAAAAAGACTTCTATTCTCTCTAGCTTGTTTAATTAGATTCTACAAGGGTGTAAGAGAAAATGGAGATGCAATCAATTTAAGAGATGATCAAAAATTCTTAGATATGTATAGAGAACTATGGCAAACATCAGATTATAGAAAGATTGTTGAAACAGTTCTAGGAATGAAAGATCACTGGGAAATTGATTTGAATACAGTTGAAGGAATGACTGATTTAGTAACATCATACTTAGAAAAAATTGATACTAAGGGAGTTAAAGAAGCTTTAAAAGAGTTAAAATAA